In Sphingomonas sp. SUN019, the genomic window CTTCGGCCTGCCACCTCCCCTTCCAGGGGAGGATCGGGAATCAACGAAAATTATCCGCGTAGGCCTGTAGTTTCAGCTTCTTGGCGGGCGTCGCGGTGACGACATAAGCCAGCCCCTCGCGCTCCGCATAAGCGACCGCGGCCTCCTGTGACGGAAACGACAGCTTCACCTGCTCCCGCGTGTCCCCGCTTCCGGCCCATCCGGTCAGCGGATCGGGCTGTTTCGCTTCCGCGGGCGCGAATTCGAGCGTCCACAAATCAGTGCGCGCCTTGCCGGACTGCATGGCGTTCTTGGGGCGCTGAAAGATACGGGCGGTGGACATGGATA contains:
- a CDS encoding ETC complex I subunit, which produces MSTARIFQRPKNAMQSGKARTDLWTLEFAPAEAKQPDPLTGWAGSGDTREQVKLSFPSQEAAVAYAEREGLAYVVTATPAKKLKLQAYADNFR